The following are from one region of the Sandaracinus amylolyticus genome:
- a CDS encoding SMP-30/gluconolactonase/LRE family protein, with product MLDWKAQLALAAIGSVMLGCSDDDGPLALDGGPRQDGSAPIDATLPIDAFVPPIDAFTPLDAGPPVDPLGGTVEATRVQGGFGFVEGPQWLPERGVLIFSDIPRNRIHQLAPPSTITVFVMPSGGSNGLAIDGEGRVVRAEHVGRRVAREESVGSTTWVPLATEIEGDALSSPNDLIVARDGTIYFTDPPYGLEGRAQETDFHGVYRIDPSGTLHVEDRGALDTRPNGIALSPDGSLLYVADSQHGRIRVFDVEDDGSLSPPRVLTDETPGSDGLAIDVAGNLYVTSSRGVLVLRPDGSEWGAIEIDEQPANCAFGDADRRTLYVTARTGLYRVTGLAIEGLL from the coding sequence ATGCTCGACTGGAAAGCACAGCTCGCCCTCGCGGCGATCGGCAGCGTGATGCTCGGCTGCAGCGACGACGACGGACCGCTCGCGCTCGATGGCGGTCCACGCCAGGACGGATCGGCGCCGATCGACGCGACCCTACCGATCGACGCGTTCGTCCCGCCGATCGACGCGTTCACGCCGCTCGACGCGGGCCCGCCGGTCGATCCGCTCGGCGGAACGGTCGAGGCCACGCGCGTCCAGGGCGGCTTCGGGTTCGTCGAAGGCCCGCAGTGGCTCCCCGAGCGCGGCGTGCTGATCTTCAGCGACATCCCGCGCAATCGCATCCATCAGCTCGCGCCCCCGTCGACGATCACCGTGTTCGTCATGCCGAGCGGCGGCTCGAACGGGCTCGCGATCGACGGCGAAGGACGCGTGGTGCGCGCCGAGCACGTCGGACGTCGCGTCGCGCGCGAGGAGAGCGTGGGCAGCACCACCTGGGTCCCGCTCGCGACCGAGATCGAAGGCGACGCACTGAGCTCGCCGAACGATCTGATCGTCGCGCGCGACGGCACGATCTACTTCACCGATCCGCCCTACGGGCTCGAGGGGCGCGCCCAGGAGACCGACTTCCACGGCGTCTACCGCATCGATCCGAGCGGCACGCTGCACGTCGAGGATCGCGGCGCGCTCGACACCCGCCCCAACGGCATCGCGCTCTCGCCCGACGGGTCGCTGCTCTACGTCGCCGACAGCCAGCACGGGCGCATCCGCGTCTTCGACGTCGAGGACGACGGCTCGCTCTCGCCGCCGCGGGTGCTCACCGACGAGACGCCGGGCAGCGACGGCCTGGCGATCGACGTCGCGGGGAACCTCTACGTGACGAGCAGCCGAGGCGTGCTCGTGCTGCGCCCCGACGGCAGCGAGTGGGGCGCGATCGAGATCGACGAGCAGCCCGCGAACTGCGCGTTCGGCGACGCCGATCGCCGCACGCTCTACGTCACCGCGCGCACCGGCCTCTATCGCGTCACCGGTCTCGCGATCGAGGGGCTCCTGTGA
- a CDS encoding serine/threonine-protein kinase, translating to MNGKIPEKIGRYIVDRLLGQGAMGSVYLGRDPALDRKVAIKTVRDLDLDEKHKKSFLERFKNEARAAARLSHPSIVAVYDVGEEDGVGPFLVLEYVPGSTLKHILRSRGALPPAEVIDVAAQIAGAIDVAHAAGIIHRDVKPDNILVAEDGRAKLADFGVARVPDAALTKEGQFLGTPCYAAPETLAKGSYSARSDLFSFAAVIYELVSGVRAFPGDDAISVAHAVVHETPPPPSEAGTRSLPKQVDAVVLRGLAKDPEARFGSAIEMIEALDHAFVEAGLIEEGSATMPARPARRGGGAWVFGGVLIGGAVIGIALVLGLGGLPALGVGEDEGDAAIEDEDAGPGGGIVVRAAREAGSELDVDAGIVVIDAGATIDAGATGRDSGIAGMTRFEREDAAKDAIDRARDHLERRRFDDAERELARARELDPESSDLEEVEAALRSARGQ from the coding sequence ATGAACGGGAAGATCCCGGAGAAGATCGGACGCTACATCGTGGACCGCCTGCTCGGGCAGGGCGCGATGGGCTCCGTCTACCTCGGGCGCGATCCCGCGCTCGATCGCAAGGTCGCGATCAAGACGGTCCGCGACCTCGATCTCGACGAGAAGCACAAGAAGAGCTTCCTCGAGCGCTTCAAGAACGAGGCGCGCGCCGCAGCGCGGCTCTCGCACCCGTCGATCGTCGCGGTCTACGACGTGGGCGAGGAGGACGGGGTCGGGCCCTTCCTGGTGCTCGAGTACGTCCCGGGCTCGACCCTCAAGCACATCCTGCGCAGCCGCGGCGCGCTGCCGCCCGCCGAGGTGATCGACGTCGCGGCGCAGATCGCGGGCGCGATCGACGTCGCGCACGCGGCCGGGATCATCCATCGCGACGTGAAGCCCGACAACATCCTCGTCGCCGAGGACGGGCGCGCGAAGCTCGCGGACTTCGGCGTGGCGCGGGTGCCCGATGCCGCGCTCACGAAGGAAGGTCAGTTCCTCGGCACGCCGTGTTACGCGGCGCCCGAGACGCTCGCGAAGGGCAGCTACTCGGCGCGCAGCGATCTCTTCTCGTTCGCGGCGGTCATCTACGAGCTGGTCAGCGGCGTACGCGCGTTCCCCGGCGACGATGCGATCTCGGTCGCGCACGCGGTGGTGCACGAGACGCCGCCGCCACCGAGCGAAGCGGGCACGCGCTCGCTGCCCAAGCAGGTCGACGCGGTCGTGCTGCGCGGGCTCGCGAAGGATCCCGAGGCCCGCTTCGGCTCGGCGATCGAGATGATCGAGGCGCTCGATCACGCGTTCGTCGAGGCGGGGCTGATCGAAGAGGGCAGCGCGACGATGCCGGCGCGCCCGGCGCGTCGCGGCGGCGGCGCGTGGGTGTTCGGCGGCGTGCTGATCGGCGGCGCGGTGATCGGCATCGCGCTGGTGCTCGGGCTCGGCGGGCTGCCGGCGCTCGGGGTCGGCGAGGACGAGGGCGACGCGGCGATCGAGGACGAGGACGCGGGCCCGGGTGGCGGCATCGTGGTGCGCGCCGCGCGCGAGGCGGGCTCGGAGCTCGATGTCGACGCGGGCATCGTGGTGATCGATGCGGGCGCGACGATCGACGCAGGCGCGACCGGGCGCGACTCGGGCATCGCGGGGATGACGCGGTTCGAGCGCGAGGACGCGGCGAAGGACGCGATCGATCGCGCGCGCGATCACCTCGAGCGGCGGCGCTTCGACGACGCGGAGCGCGAGCTGGCGCGGGCGCGCGAGCTCGACCCCGAGAGCTCGGATCTCGAAGAGGTCGAGGCCGCGCTGCGCTCCGCGCGCGGGCAGTGA
- the pyk gene encoding pyruvate kinase — protein sequence MRRAKIVCTLGPASSTPEMIDKLVAAGMDCARLNFSHGSHENHAKSAQMVREAAARAGRPLAILADLCGPKMRIGRFVEGKIFLEPGQRFTLTTRDVPGTKEIVNQIYEPLPRDVGPGTHILLDDGLLRLRVIETTDTDVVTEVEIGGELSDRKGLNVPGAALSTPAVTDKDRKDLEFAVETLKVDYVALSFVRRAEDVLDAKALARGTPLIAKIEKPEAMENLEAILDVSDGAMVARGDLGVEVGAEFVPLMQKRIIREVNKRGKVVITATQMLDSMIRNPRPTRAEAADVANAVLDGTDAVMLSGESASGKYPVESVQMMDAIVREVERESLKEQRGVIDLPTVTEKWTFTEAAARAAARLSYIMPLEAIVVFTRDGRTARVLSEQRPRAPVIAVTSRPEVATRLALEWGVFPRVEIPPDDLEETLRIATSLLVREKMCKQGGEFALVTGWPLSGGTNTIKLHRL from the coding sequence ATGCGACGCGCCAAGATCGTGTGCACGCTCGGCCCCGCCTCGAGCACGCCCGAGATGATCGACAAGCTCGTGGCGGCGGGCATGGACTGCGCGCGGCTGAACTTCTCGCACGGCTCGCACGAGAACCACGCCAAGAGCGCGCAGATGGTCCGCGAGGCCGCGGCCCGCGCCGGGCGACCGCTCGCGATCCTCGCCGATCTCTGCGGCCCGAAGATGCGCATCGGGCGCTTCGTCGAGGGCAAGATCTTCCTCGAGCCGGGGCAGCGCTTCACCCTGACGACGCGCGACGTCCCGGGCACGAAGGAGATCGTCAACCAGATCTACGAGCCGCTCCCGCGCGACGTCGGACCGGGCACGCACATCCTGCTCGACGACGGTTTGCTGCGTCTGCGGGTGATCGAGACGACCGACACCGACGTGGTCACCGAGGTCGAGATCGGCGGCGAGCTCAGCGATCGCAAGGGCCTCAACGTGCCCGGCGCCGCGCTCTCGACGCCCGCGGTCACCGACAAGGATCGCAAGGATCTCGAGTTCGCGGTCGAGACGCTGAAGGTCGACTACGTCGCGCTCTCGTTCGTGCGCCGCGCCGAGGACGTGCTCGACGCGAAGGCGCTCGCGCGCGGCACCCCGCTGATCGCGAAGATCGAGAAGCCCGAGGCGATGGAGAACCTCGAGGCGATCCTCGACGTGTCCGACGGCGCGATGGTCGCGCGCGGCGATCTCGGCGTGGAGGTCGGCGCGGAGTTCGTGCCGCTGATGCAGAAGCGGATCATCCGCGAGGTGAACAAGCGCGGGAAGGTCGTCATCACCGCGACGCAGATGCTCGACTCGATGATCCGCAATCCGCGCCCGACCCGCGCCGAAGCGGCCGACGTCGCGAACGCGGTGCTCGACGGAACCGACGCGGTGATGCTCAGCGGCGAGAGCGCGAGCGGCAAGTACCCGGTCGAGTCGGTGCAGATGATGGACGCGATCGTGCGCGAGGTGGAGCGCGAGTCGCTGAAGGAGCAGCGCGGCGTCATCGACCTGCCGACGGTCACGGAGAAGTGGACGTTCACCGAGGCCGCGGCGCGCGCCGCGGCGCGCCTCAGCTACATCATGCCGCTCGAGGCGATCGTCGTGTTCACGCGCGACGGACGCACTGCGCGGGTGCTCAGCGAGCAGCGCCCGCGCGCGCCGGTGATCGCGGTGACGTCGCGGCCCGAGGTCGCCACGCGCCTCGCGCTCGAGTGGGGCGTGTTCCCGCGCGTCGAGATCCCGCCCGACGATCTCGAGGAGACGCTGCGCATCGCGACGTCGCTGCTGGTCCGCGAGAAGATGTGCAAGCAGGGCGGGGAGTTCGCGCTGGTCACGGGATGGCCGCTCTCGGGCGGGACCAACACGATCAAGCTGCACCGCTTGTAG
- a CDS encoding PDZ domain-containing protein has protein sequence MRPRLFLAFLLLLAVGCAYPRRTTSLSPVRSTVTSTSSPSDVWALTVASASVPPRSRGALAWDGTDGLPDPFVRIYRNDVLIYESETRNDTLTPEWNVVLPRNLYAPSDATFRFEVWDRDEVGADPIGIFRHRGLPPNVLPGADARVLLDSGAQLALRLASPQAHHGVGVRLYEVRGDALVVVEVETHSPAGRAGLRPGDAIVAIGGQSVSGLGSQRAPGALSMAAERRERLRVRGERGDTREVELDQGFTWLTM, from the coding sequence ATGCGACCTCGTCTCTTCCTCGCTTTCTTGCTCCTCCTGGCCGTCGGGTGCGCGTATCCGCGCCGCACCACCTCGCTCTCGCCGGTGCGCAGCACGGTCACCTCGACCAGCAGCCCGAGCGACGTGTGGGCGCTGACGGTCGCCAGCGCGAGCGTGCCTCCGCGCAGCCGCGGCGCGCTCGCGTGGGACGGCACCGATGGATTGCCCGATCCCTTCGTGCGCATCTATCGCAACGACGTGTTGATCTACGAGTCGGAGACCCGGAACGACACGCTCACGCCCGAGTGGAACGTGGTGCTGCCGCGCAATCTCTACGCGCCGAGCGACGCGACGTTCCGCTTCGAGGTTTGGGATCGCGACGAGGTCGGGGCGGATCCGATCGGGATCTTCCGGCACCGTGGGCTGCCGCCGAACGTGCTGCCGGGCGCCGACGCGCGCGTGCTGCTCGACAGCGGCGCGCAGCTCGCGCTGCGTCTCGCATCGCCCCAGGCCCATCACGGCGTCGGCGTGAGGCTCTACGAGGTGCGTGGCGACGCGCTGGTGGTGGTCGAGGTCGAGACCCACTCGCCCGCGGGCCGCGCGGGGCTGCGTCCCGGCGATGCGATCGTCGCGATCGGCGGGCAGAGCGTGTCGGGCCTCGGCTCGCAGCGCGCGCCTGGCGCGCTCTCGATGGCGGCCGAGCGTCGAGAGCGACTGCGGGTGCGCGGCGAGCGCGGCGACACGCGCGAGGTGGAGCTCGATCAGGGCTTCACCTGGCTGACCATGTGA
- a CDS encoding tetratricopeptide repeat protein has product MPEVSRPVVLFDSWVRLTESTDSGLGRGAVFEGLRCVLVSGCPGHADELAQELRARGSLVVVCGRDGDGLTRATALDPQVVLLDETPDASSQDLWERLGREPALRGARPVRFRWAQLRRSASAPLDVEAIAMRIAPVMQTHHAFWRSAAAGHGFEAALDRIGSVGSLVRLLASGAGTLRGVIASVQGDAELVAIDGLVVAAKWTPQGEGAPLEGLPALAIALDLEHGIVAVDRLERPFEANVVLPVDEAIARARSVAVDGSELARPTPSLELRLALTEPPRTLRPSSRPPPRPSREHVAELLRGSGRGDEATREELPDDALRRQSAPPDDDEGEGGRKPRRIASGTRLRASRDEGPTLGGVEAQATRRMLVLVGDDDPTTPIASAARQALAARLVDEDATTPIASATRDALNAQIADDEETTTARARPLPAPVEEATTPDVPPESELLPEPPRPPPPSDDARTRRRAAIAIGITCVSAIATPAIVATGIVLATHTSSLPPPPVSETTAIIAPPERPAIVHPPARTEPRRAAARPATPPAVDPEVEARDTELDQDLAERRRRSDALVTAARRHLDDGDRDGAESRLLEAHRIAPFNPHPSFALARIYADEGRIDLARRWIDRAIDLRPRRTQYRAFRRALDRAD; this is encoded by the coding sequence GTGCCCGAAGTCTCGCGTCCCGTGGTGCTCTTCGACTCGTGGGTGCGTCTCACGGAGAGCACCGACTCGGGGCTGGGCCGCGGGGCGGTGTTCGAAGGGCTGCGCTGCGTGCTCGTCAGTGGCTGTCCAGGCCACGCCGACGAGCTCGCGCAGGAGCTGCGCGCGCGGGGCTCGCTCGTCGTGGTGTGTGGACGCGACGGCGACGGGCTGACGCGCGCGACCGCGCTCGATCCCCAGGTCGTGCTGCTCGACGAGACGCCCGATGCGTCGTCGCAGGATCTCTGGGAGCGCCTCGGGCGCGAGCCCGCGCTGCGTGGTGCGCGGCCGGTGCGGTTCCGTTGGGCGCAGCTGCGGCGCAGCGCGAGCGCGCCGCTCGACGTCGAGGCGATCGCGATGCGCATCGCGCCGGTGATGCAGACCCATCACGCGTTCTGGCGATCGGCGGCGGCGGGGCACGGGTTCGAGGCGGCGCTCGATCGGATCGGATCGGTGGGCTCGCTGGTGCGGCTGCTCGCGTCGGGGGCGGGCACGCTGCGCGGCGTGATCGCGTCGGTCCAGGGCGACGCGGAGCTCGTCGCGATCGACGGGCTGGTGGTGGCGGCGAAATGGACGCCGCAGGGCGAGGGCGCGCCGCTCGAGGGGCTCCCCGCGCTCGCGATCGCGCTCGACCTCGAGCACGGGATCGTCGCGGTCGATCGGCTCGAGCGTCCGTTCGAGGCGAACGTCGTGCTGCCGGTCGACGAGGCGATCGCGCGGGCGCGCAGCGTGGCGGTCGACGGGAGCGAGCTCGCGCGTCCGACCCCGTCGCTCGAGCTGCGGCTCGCGCTCACCGAGCCGCCGCGGACGCTGCGGCCGTCGTCGCGACCGCCGCCGCGGCCCTCGCGCGAGCACGTCGCGGAGCTGCTGCGCGGGAGCGGCAGAGGCGACGAGGCGACGCGCGAGGAGCTGCCCGACGACGCGCTGCGACGACAGAGCGCACCACCCGACGACGACGAGGGCGAGGGCGGTCGCAAGCCGCGTCGCATCGCGAGCGGGACGCGCCTGCGCGCGAGCCGTGACGAGGGGCCTACGCTCGGAGGAGTCGAGGCCCAGGCGACGCGTCGCATGCTGGTCCTGGTCGGCGACGACGATCCCACGACGCCGATCGCGAGCGCGGCCCGCCAGGCGCTCGCGGCGCGCTTGGTCGACGAGGACGCGACCACACCGATCGCGAGCGCGACACGCGACGCGCTGAACGCGCAGATCGCGGACGACGAAGAGACGACCACTGCCCGCGCGCGTCCTCTGCCGGCGCCCGTCGAGGAGGCGACGACCCCCGACGTCCCGCCGGAGAGCGAGCTGCTGCCCGAGCCGCCGCGCCCGCCGCCGCCGAGCGACGACGCGCGCACCCGACGTCGTGCCGCGATCGCGATCGGCATCACGTGCGTGAGCGCGATCGCGACGCCCGCGATCGTCGCGACCGGGATCGTGCTCGCGACCCACACCAGCTCGCTGCCGCCACCGCCGGTATCCGAGACCACCGCGATCATCGCGCCGCCCGAGCGTCCCGCGATCGTGCATCCTCCCGCGCGCACCGAGCCCCGGCGCGCCGCAGCGCGCCCCGCGACCCCGCCCGCGGTGGATCCCGAGGTCGAGGCCCGCGATACCGAGCTCGATCAGGATCTCGCCGAGCGCCGCCGTCGATCCGACGCGCTGGTCACCGCGGCGCGCCGCCACCTCGACGACGGGGATCGCGACGGCGCGGAGTCACGGCTGCTCGAGGCGCACCGCATCGCGCCGTTCAACCCGCACCCCTCGTTCGCGCTCGCGCGCATCTACGCGGACGAAGGGCGCATCGATCTCGCGCGGCGGTGGATCGATCGTGCGATCGATCTCCGCCCTCGGCGCACCCAGTACCGCGCGTTCCGTCGCGCGCTCGATCGCGCCGACTGA
- a CDS encoding crotonase/enoyl-CoA hydratase family protein: protein MSEARVVTTVTDHVAHVRLNRPDKRNGLDLAMFEAIVAAGEQVIADRSVRAVVLSGEGKGFCAGLDWMAFLQMGADAAPKLLARDEQKSPANLAQRVGWIWTEVPVPVIAAVHGVAFGGGLQIALGADLRIVSPDAQLSVMEIKYGLIPDMGASKTLLRVVRHDIAKELTYTGRIVGAEEAVRIGLATRVEADPLAAAMELARAIAAQSPHAIRAGKELLDTAPTLSTIDAFRLESDLQLGLLGSPNQMEAVQAVMAKRAATFRDPE, encoded by the coding sequence ATGAGCGAAGCGCGCGTCGTCACCACGGTCACCGATCACGTCGCCCACGTCCGCTTGAACCGCCCCGACAAGCGGAACGGTCTCGACCTCGCGATGTTCGAGGCGATCGTCGCCGCGGGCGAGCAGGTGATCGCCGATCGCAGCGTGCGCGCGGTCGTGCTCTCCGGGGAGGGCAAGGGGTTCTGCGCCGGGCTCGACTGGATGGCGTTCCTCCAGATGGGCGCGGACGCCGCGCCGAAGCTGCTCGCGCGCGACGAGCAGAAGAGCCCCGCGAACCTCGCGCAGCGCGTGGGCTGGATCTGGACCGAGGTGCCGGTGCCGGTGATCGCGGCGGTGCACGGCGTCGCGTTCGGTGGTGGCCTCCAGATCGCGCTCGGCGCGGATCTGCGGATCGTCTCGCCCGACGCGCAGCTCTCGGTGATGGAGATCAAGTACGGCCTCATCCCCGACATGGGCGCGTCGAAGACGCTGCTGCGCGTGGTGCGTCACGACATCGCGAAGGAGCTGACGTACACCGGGCGCATCGTCGGCGCGGAGGAAGCGGTGCGCATCGGCCTCGCGACGCGGGTGGAGGCCGATCCGCTCGCGGCCGCGATGGAGCTCGCGAGGGCGATCGCGGCCCAGTCGCCGCACGCGATCCGCGCGGGCAAGGAGCTGCTCGACACCGCGCCCACGCTCTCGACGATCGACGCGTTCCGGCTCGAGAGCGACCTGCAGCTCGGTCTGCTCGGATCGCCGAACCAGATGGAAGCGGTGCAGGCCGTGATGGCGAAGCGCGCCGCGACGTTCCGCGATCCCGAGTGA
- a CDS encoding ADP-ribosylglycohydrolase family protein, with product MISDHDARIARARVALDGLSIGDAFGERFFDAPETIDIRLAYRAIPSGTWRWTDDTHMALSVVDELGARGTIDPTGLAARFAERFARDPWRGYGAMARRVLTEIGEGTPWDLASGAIFDGAGSKGNGAAMRVAPIGAYFAGDLDRVIDEARRSALPTHAHPEGIAGAIAIAVLAAIAVRREERPTPSAIIAEVASSVPPGETRARLEQLVAMPHLDDVRTIASIVGNGTYVLAEDTVPLSVWCAARHLDDFVDAMWTTVSALGDRDTTCAIVGGVVALAAPATVPAEWRAAREPIEGV from the coding sequence GTGATCTCCGATCACGATGCGCGCATCGCGCGCGCCCGGGTCGCGCTCGACGGTCTCTCGATCGGCGATGCGTTCGGCGAGCGCTTCTTCGACGCGCCCGAGACCATCGACATACGCCTCGCATACCGCGCGATCCCGAGCGGCACCTGGCGCTGGACCGACGACACGCACATGGCGCTCTCGGTCGTCGACGAGCTCGGGGCACGCGGGACGATCGATCCCACCGGGCTCGCCGCGCGCTTCGCGGAGCGCTTCGCGCGCGACCCGTGGCGCGGATACGGCGCGATGGCGCGGCGCGTCCTCACCGAGATCGGCGAGGGCACGCCGTGGGACCTCGCGAGCGGCGCGATCTTCGATGGCGCAGGGAGCAAGGGCAACGGCGCGGCGATGCGGGTCGCCCCGATCGGCGCGTACTTCGCGGGCGATCTCGATCGCGTGATCGACGAGGCGCGGCGATCCGCGCTGCCCACGCACGCGCATCCCGAGGGCATCGCGGGCGCGATCGCGATCGCGGTGCTCGCGGCCATCGCGGTCCGCCGAGAAGAACGGCCCACACCCAGCGCGATCATCGCGGAGGTCGCGTCCTCGGTGCCGCCCGGGGAGACCCGGGCGCGTCTCGAGCAGCTCGTCGCGATGCCGCACCTCGACGACGTGCGCACCATCGCGAGCATCGTCGGCAATGGCACGTACGTGCTCGCGGAGGACACGGTGCCGCTCAGCGTCTGGTGCGCCGCGCGGCACCTCGACGACTTCGTCGACGCGATGTGGACGACGGTCAGCGCGCTCGGCGATCGCGACACCACGTGCGCGATCGTCGGTGGCGTGGTCGCGCTCGCGGCGCCGGCGACGGTGCCCGCCGAGTGGCGCGCCGCGCGCGAGCCGATCGAAGGCGTGTAG